A stretch of Sphingomonas sp. JUb134 DNA encodes these proteins:
- a CDS encoding HdeD family acid-resistance protein encodes MADFRTSPQDPFTAFPGTGAGWGWILLYGIASAILGLLAFAWPFSATVAVTIVVGSFFLISGVLAIIAGFAGRGHDVRGYSIAYGILSVIVGLMLMFRPVAGAISLTLLVAIWLAVRGLMEIRWGLKLRRLRGLMLVLGAVNLVLAILILATVPFSALTLPGYILGFSFLLGGITAIASAISHRAGAPAFDVPR; translated from the coding sequence ATGGCCGATTTTCGAACTTCCCCCCAGGATCCGTTTACCGCCTTTCCCGGGACAGGCGCCGGGTGGGGCTGGATCCTCCTCTATGGGATCGCCTCTGCCATTCTAGGGCTGCTCGCCTTCGCCTGGCCCTTCTCCGCCACCGTCGCGGTCACGATCGTGGTCGGAAGCTTCTTCCTGATCTCCGGCGTCCTCGCGATCATTGCAGGCTTCGCGGGGAGAGGACATGACGTCCGCGGCTATTCGATCGCCTACGGCATCCTTTCGGTCATCGTGGGCCTGATGCTGATGTTCCGGCCCGTGGCCGGCGCGATCTCCCTGACCCTGCTAGTCGCGATCTGGCTTGCGGTGCGCGGGCTGATGGAAATCCGCTGGGGCCTGAAGCTGCGCCGGCTCCGTGGGCTGATGCTGGTCCTCGGCGCGGTCAATCTGGTGCTGGCCATCCTGATCCTGGCGACCGTGCCGTTCTCGGCACTGACGCTGCCCGGCTACATCCTCGGCTTCAGCTTCCTGCTCGGCGGCATCACGGCGATCGCGAGCGCGATCAGCCACCGGGCGGGAGCACCCGCCTTCGACGTACCCCGCTGA